Below is a window of Penaeus monodon isolate SGIC_2016 chromosome 26, NSTDA_Pmon_1, whole genome shotgun sequence DNA.
tgcgctcatatatatatatatatatatatatatatatatatatatatatatatatatatatatatatatatatatgtgtgtgtgtgtgtgtgtgtgtgtgtgtgtgtgtgtgtgtgtgtgtgtgtgtgtgtgtgtgtgtgtaaatatatatatatatatatatatattatattatatatatatatatttatatatatatatatatgtatatatatatatatatatatatatagatatagatatagatattatataatatatatatatatatatatatatatatatatatatatatatatatatatatatatatatatatatatatatatatatatatacacattgcaagttgtgtgtgtgtgtgtgtgtgtgtgtgtgtgtgtgtgtgtgtgtgtgtgtgtgtgtgtgtgtgtgtgtgtgtgtgtgtgtttgtgagagagagagatataggccAACGCATACACTCCTTGTTCCTTATCCCCTGCTATTTGCAATTTCTGCCAAGCTGCCATGTTCAGTTCCCGGAACAGTGTTTGAAGCACACATAATTTATTcaaatttgtgtatatttatctcgTAGTTCATTAAAATACTTTTGCCGACTGGAGccttaataactataataaaaaaagaaaaaacaaaacaaaactcagCAATAAATATGCACCAAAAATACAAGTGGtcgcagtgagtaggattcgaACCTACGCGGGAAGATCCCATCTGATTTCTAGTCAGacgccttaaccactcggccatcactgCAACAGTAATGGAtggatatattaaaatgtatatatgtatgcatgtatatatatatatatatatatatatatatatatatatatatatatatatatatatattatatatatatatatctgtgtgtgtgtgtgtgtgtgtgtgtgtgtgtgtgtgtgtgtgtgtgtgtgtgtgtgtgtgtgtgtgtgtgtgtgtgtgtgtgtgtgtgtgtgtgtgtacatttcttctttatatacgcaatatgtatgcaaatatgtaaatttcattttatgtatgtaatgtgtatgtaaatatatatttttttatgtatgtaatatccatgtaaatatatatatatatatatatatatatatatatatacatatatatatatatatatatatatatatatatatatatatatatatatatatatatatatatatattcttttttttttttttttttatttgtatgtaaatatattgattataattattattgtgatcattgttattattattattatcattattattattattattattattgttattattactattgtttttataattattattattattgttattattattattatcataatcattatcatcatttttaatatatcatcattattattattatatgtttttattattattattattattattattattattattattattatcattattattattattattattattgccatcattattattgtcatcattatcattatctttattgttattgtaattatcattattgctgctgttattatattatcattattattatcaacttttatcatttgcttttttttaggtttattttgttctgtatcattattattattttcattcctccTTATCTCTGTTATCCtacttcctttttcatttattattatttttgccattattatcaatatccattctttttttcttttctgttttgttatatatatatatatatatatatatatatatatatatatatatatatatatatatatatatatatatatatatatataattgctctGTTCCCTCATTAATCATccttttgttattaaaatatttatgttataatcattagtttGAGTAAAGACCTCGCATCTACAATGAACATTATTGTCGTAACTAAAATCTCAATGGAAAGTAAATAATCTTTcttacaaatattatttattaaaaaatattatttacattaagtatatatattatccacaagAGCCCAGATCTTTGTTTGTCCAAAACttataataattacatgataatccaaaaataaacattctcataagtaataaataaatagaaatcattaatttataaaatgaaatatgataaatcaCACAAATTTTCTACTTTGAggacaatattatcaataaaaaatatgttatatgtccaaacataaaacaaaaaatatacataaaatacataaataatatatatgtttgtgtatgtatatgtatgtatacatgtatttatctatgtgcatatatgtgtatgtgcatgtatttatctatgtgcatatatgtgtatgtgcatgtatctgtgtgtatatatatatatatatatatatatatatatatatatatatatatatatatatatatatatatatatatatatatataaaatatatatatatatatatatatatatatatatatatataaatatatatattaatatatatatatatatatatattatacaatatatatacatatatatacatatatatacatatatatacatatatatataacatatatatacatatatatacatatatatacatatatatatatatatatatatatatatatatatattatttgggttaAAATTCTGCTATAAAAATGAAATCCTCaaataatgtaatttataaaaaatattttattatccagtcattttcttttatttacttgtttctgttttttttttttttttttctaaaataataatgattacattacctaagtatgcatgtataatattcataataataatgaataagttaacaatattaactatataaaattaataaataaaacattataataaatacCAATTATATCAATGAGATCATTTTCTTCAATTTGAGACTTAATTTTGAGTAGAAGAAATaaatggagaagaaagatgaagaaaaagaaaaaaaaggagaaaagaaataaagagttaaaggcaaaagaggaagaaaaaagaaagaaagaaaagagaattggaagacaaagagaaagaaaatgaaaaaaagaaaaagaagagataaatatcTACATTTCAATAATGAGAATTTTTGAAACGcatgaaaaaaatttacatatggtGTCTGGCTAAAAAcacggagggggaaggaaggggggcgggggtcacTATCAGGTCGCAGCCTTGGTAGACGTAACGTAAAAGCTGTTTGCGCATTTCTTCGTTTCTTATCGCTATTGGCCCCGCTCtttgcttctccctttccttatcgGATTCTCTTTGGTTCTCAATTTCTATTTgaatatctctttcttcttctgtcccaCTTTGactctctgtttctgcttctaCTCTTTCCATATGAATCTGTCTTTGGTTTTCTCCTGATTTTTGGACATCTTGctcttctctccttcgcttttctcttctctctctctcttcttcttcctcttctctttgtcgtttttctcttctctctctctcatctctctgccttttttcttctgcctttgcctcttctcttctttgcATTTCTGTtaattctctttctatttcttccatGTCCaacatccttcctccttcttctttgtcttctgcttcttcctcttctctctcaatgtCCTCCTCATCACTGTCTTCTGTAAGGGTAATTTCATAACCTACATTCCTTAAGGAAGATGGAAGATCAGAagcagaagacaaagaagaaacagGCAAAGAGGAAGACGATGAATAACATTcactctcttcttcatccttttcctcctcctcctcttcttccttctcatccaactcctcctctccttcctccttctcggcCTCCTCCTTGTCAGTATTCAGTGTCTCCACAATCCTTTGCAATTCATCGTGAGCACGGGGGAGAGCTAGGTGTTCAAGCAGACCTCTCACTATAGGGTCGTCCCATGAGAGGTGCTCAACATGAACCAGAAACCTGAGGAGTGAATTCAAACGTATAAGACAATGTTCATGGAATTACTATATCAAGTTTTGCAATACATTTAGATATGAATGAATCAATTCATGAATAAACAGCTATTTATGGACCTAGTATCCTTGGGAGATAAAAATGTGAAAGCTTGATGCTGACTGTTATTGTGTCGTGTTATGGAACCTACATATTTTTCATTTGGcctaatgaacaaaaataaaaataaccataaattttaccataaaaacaacaatatagagTAGAagatttaaaaatggaaataaaaggaggagaaggagaaacaagaataataagaataagtatccgaaaaggaggaataagagaactaaaggaaaaaaaagaagaaaaaaaaaaggaagcagaggaagaggagaaaatataatgtcaataaaacaacaatacataatatataatacaaacagtaACAATGGTAAAAACAGCACTATATTCACTCACCTTACAGCTTCTCTAAGACAGTGCCTATATCCAGCCTGAACGGTTGGATCCGTCTCATCGAAGAGGATGTCGCTGTGGGAATTGTGGGTACCGTTGCTGGAGAGATTATGGGTATTGTGGATGTGGCCAGGCCTCTCGTTCGCCATGCGGTGGGTGCTGCTGTGGGTATCGCCATACACATTCCCCCGATTATTACTGGAGGAAATCCCATGGATATTATTGCCATGGACATTTCTGTGGGTGTTCTCAGGCAACGGCCATGTCCAGCCATCTTCTGGAGGGGGGGTTAGAGGCCCAGGAgggagtgtggttgtgtggggggaggggggatggtgacTAGAAGGGCCTAATGGGACAGGCATtctgaaatgacaataataattgatattagtaACGGATATTAGGAAATAACAACATTAGATCaacggaaatgataataataaaacaaatgataattagtattgataatggcaattgtcattatttctaattATAAACATTCTGGATgactgataattaaaataattatgatcaataataataaacagtaaaaaaaaaaaatatatatatatatatatatatatatatatatatatatatatatatatatatatatatatatatatatatagaatataacaaactaataacaggaagaggaggaaaacacaataacaataactattcaGAAAAATGGTTGAGGAAAAGccgggataatgataatacagcaacaacgataataataatagtaataatgagtaatcaataacaataataataaaaatagtgaaaaatcaataacaataacaataaaacaatatgaatattatcaataataataacaatgcctactactactactactaataataataataataataataataataacaacaataacataatattaatatcaataataataattatcaatattattaatcaataaaataataaaattaataataataacaataataataatgatgatgatgataataatgataataactaaaataataacgataatgaataaataaaaataagactaacagtaatattaatattgataataataataaagcactaatattaataataataataataataataataataataataataataataaaaatgacaatgatagatataataataataataattcaagtgatgatgatgatgatagtaataatgataataataatattaataagaacaatattaataagaataataacaactacaatgaagataataataatagtaataaccaggaaaacaacaacactaagaataaaaatagaagtagtagtagtagtagtagtaatagtagtagtagtagtagtagtagtagtagtagtagtagtagtagtagtagtagtagtagtagtagtagtagtagtagtagtaacaacaacaacaataataataatattcatgataataataaaaaataataataataataataataacaataatcataattgtcataatgattataataagcataattataatgataataacaaaaacaattataatgatatctatatcaaagtcaataataaataacagtaataataatggcagtgataatgatgatggtgattattactactaataacaatggcaacatattattattattattattattattattattattattattattattatcattatcattattattattattattatcatcattattattattattaatattattattattattgttttgttgttttttataaactaaaagacagccaaaaacaacaaaaacaacaacaacaataacaataataataataataataataataataataataataataataataatagtaataataataataatgaaataaaataaacgccATACTAGAGTAATACTAACAAAATAAACGTAGGGGAGGTTGAGTAGAAGCGCGATAAacgagaatgaggaagagaggaaataggagggaataaataatattgattttcAATTT
It encodes the following:
- the LOC119590153 gene encoding zinc finger CCCH domain-containing protein 13-like, giving the protein MPVPLGPSSHHPPSPHTTTLPPGPLTPPPEDGWTWPLPENTHRNVHGNNIHGISSSNNRGNVYGDTHSSTHRMANERPGHIHNTHNLSSNGTHNSHSDILFDETDPTVQAGYRHCLREAVRFLVHVEHLSWDDPIVRGLLEHLALPRAHDELQRIVETLNTDKEEAEKEEGEEELDEKEEEEEEEKDEEESECYSSSSSLPVSSLSSASDLPSSLRNVGYEITLTEDSDEEDIEREEEEAEDKEEGGRMLDMEEIERELTEMQRREEAKAEEKRQRDERERREKRQREEEEEERERREKRRREEQDVQKSGENQRQIHMERVEAETESQSGTEEERDIQIEIENQRESDKEREKQRAGPIAIRNEEMRKQLLRYVYQGCDLIVTPAPLPSPSVFLARHHM